The following are encoded in a window of Sulfitobacter sp. S190 genomic DNA:
- a CDS encoding phosphodiester glycosidase family protein, producing the protein MGPAAASAAECRTDRYDGAEFTICEVDLTREDLRLFLYDADDRPYGYFGTLDQALEETGQRLGFAMNAGMYHDDRRPVGHYVEDGTELQRVITSDGPGNFGLLPNGVLCLRDGRADVIETRRFVQSAPACRSATQSGPMLVIDGDLHPRFLPDSTSKYVRNGVGTSPDGTTATFAISDQPVNFHHFGRLFRDHLQLDQALYFDGNISRVRAPDLGRSDIGFGALGPIIGVVEPMAETQN; encoded by the coding sequence ATGGGCCCCGCCGCGGCCAGCGCCGCCGAGTGCCGGACAGACCGCTACGACGGGGCGGAATTCACCATCTGCGAGGTCGATCTGACCCGCGAGGACCTGCGGCTCTTTCTCTACGACGCGGATGACCGCCCCTACGGGTATTTCGGCACGCTCGATCAGGCGCTTGAAGAAACCGGCCAGCGGCTCGGCTTTGCCATGAACGCCGGCATGTACCACGACGACCGCCGCCCCGTCGGCCACTACGTCGAGGACGGCACCGAATTGCAGCGCGTCATCACCAGCGACGGGCCGGGCAACTTCGGGCTGTTGCCCAATGGTGTGCTGTGCCTGCGCGACGGGCGGGCCGACGTGATCGAAACCCGCCGCTTTGTGCAAAGCGCCCCCGCCTGCCGCTCGGCCACGCAATCGGGTCCGATGCTGGTGATCGACGGCGACCTGCATCCGCGCTTTTTGCCCGACAGCACATCGAAATACGTCCGCAACGGCGTCGGCACCTCGCCCGACGGCACCACCGCGACCTTTGCGATCTCCGACCAGCCGGTGAACTTCCACCATTTCGGGCGGTTGTTTCGCGATCATCTGCAGCTCGATCAGGCCCTCTATTTCGACGGCAATATCTCGCGGGTGCGCGCCCCCGATCTGGGCCGGTCCGACATCGGGTTCGGGGCCCTTGGCCCGATCATCGGCGTGGTCGAGCCGATGGCAGAAACACAGAACTGA
- the rbfA gene encoding 30S ribosome-binding factor RbfA: MGKNKFHEGAGPSQRQLRVGETIRRALSEVLARGDVHDPELNAMSITVGEVRTSPDLKIATAYVLPLGGKGQDDVLKLLSRNKGELRRMTAKKLTLKFAPDLRFRLDETFDQMDDTRRMLSEDRVRRDADAAGEGDG, from the coding sequence ATGGGTAAGAACAAATTCCACGAGGGCGCAGGCCCGTCTCAGCGCCAGCTTCGGGTGGGCGAAACCATCCGCCGGGCGCTGTCCGAAGTGCTCGCGCGCGGCGATGTGCACGATCCCGAACTCAACGCCATGTCGATCACAGTGGGCGAAGTGCGCACATCGCCCGATCTCAAAATCGCGACCGCCTATGTGCTGCCCCTCGGCGGCAAGGGGCAGGATGATGTGCTCAAGCTGCTGAGCCGGAACAAGGGCGAGCTGCGGCGCATGACCGCCAAGAAGCTGACGCTCAAATTCGCACCCGACCTGCGCTTCCGGCTGGACGAAACCTTCGACCAGATGGACGATACCCGCCGCATGCTGTCCGAAGACCGGGTCCGCCGGGATGCCGACGCCGCCGGGGAAGGTGACGGGTGA
- the truB gene encoding tRNA pseudouridine(55) synthase TruB: MGRKRKGRDISGWVVIDKPAGPTSTAVVNKVRWAFDAKKAGHAGTLDPDATGVLAVALGEATKTVPYITDALKAYVFTVRFGASTNTDDAEGEVLATSDARPTDDEIKDAIAGFIGDIEQVPPQFSAVKIDGERAYKRARDGEQMELAARPLYVDSLLLVDRPDADHATLEMVCGKGGYVRSIARDLGETLGCLGHVRELRRTWSGPFDVEGALTLDLVDDLAKTPALDAHLRPLELGLDDLPMVTASAEGAAKLRNGNPGMVFAKDVEYGDECWAAHDGRAVAVGRFKSGELHPSRVFNIGD, from the coding sequence ATGGGACGCAAACGCAAGGGACGTGACATTTCGGGCTGGGTCGTGATCGACAAACCCGCAGGCCCCACGTCCACCGCCGTGGTCAACAAGGTCCGCTGGGCGTTCGACGCCAAGAAAGCGGGCCACGCAGGCACGCTTGACCCCGATGCCACGGGCGTTCTGGCCGTCGCGCTGGGTGAGGCCACGAAAACCGTCCCCTACATCACCGACGCGCTGAAGGCCTATGTCTTTACCGTGCGCTTTGGTGCCTCGACCAATACCGACGACGCCGAAGGCGAGGTGCTCGCCACCTCCGACGCCCGCCCCACCGACGATGAGATCAAGGACGCGATCGCCGGATTTATCGGCGACATCGAACAGGTGCCGCCGCAGTTCTCTGCCGTCAAAATAGACGGCGAACGCGCCTACAAGCGGGCGCGCGACGGCGAACAGATGGAACTGGCCGCACGGCCGCTTTATGTGGACAGCCTGCTTCTCGTGGACCGGCCCGACGCCGACCACGCCACGCTGGAAATGGTCTGCGGCAAAGGGGGGTACGTGCGCTCCATCGCCCGCGATCTGGGCGAAACGCTGGGGTGCCTCGGCCACGTGCGCGAACTGCGGCGCACATGGTCCGGCCCTTTCGACGTCGAAGGGGCGCTGACGCTCGATCTCGTCGATGACCTCGCAAAGACGCCCGCGCTCGACGCACATCTGCGGCCGCTCGAGCTGGGGCTGGACGATCTGCCCATGGTCACCGCCAGCGCTGAGGGCGCGGCCAAGCTGCGCAACGGCAATCCCGGCATGGTTTTTGCCAAGGATGTCGAATACGGCGATGAGTGCTGGGCCGCCCACGACGGACGCGCCGTGGCCGTCGGACGCTTCAAATCGGGCGAACTGCACCCCAGCCGGGTGTTCAATATTGGGGACTAA
- a CDS encoding DUF1674 domain-containing protein: MPEPDLPPAALRALAEAAERRAARTELDLPPERGGRQGPEPVRYGDWEKKGLAVDF, from the coding sequence ATGCCCGAACCCGATCTGCCGCCCGCCGCCCTGCGCGCGCTGGCCGAAGCCGCCGAACGCCGCGCGGCACGTACAGAACTTGACCTGCCCCCCGAACGGGGCGGCAGGCAGGGGCCGGAGCCCGTCCGCTATGGCGATTGGGAGAAAAAGGGGCTTGCCGTCGATTTTTAG
- a CDS encoding phosphate/phosphite/phosphonate ABC transporter substrate-binding protein, translating to MPASLPMYERPEVQDAHDRYWALIRDALALRGVTAPARLQRGGDDAAIWRDPGLVLSQTCGLPYRAALHGRVHLVGTPDYGLPDCAPGTYRSALVVHRDSTAIRCADLPAPRFAYNSVMSQSGWAAAQTHLPPDGRAFAQTLETGSHIASARAVAQGAADIAALDAQTWRMIRRYEPWSDRLRMLEWTAPTPGLPYITGPEQDADAVFDAVQTAIAALTTADRQTLDLRGIVRIPAASYLAVGTPASDAAAQAALRNSAI from the coding sequence ATGCCCGCAAGCCTGCCAATGTATGAGCGCCCCGAGGTGCAAGACGCGCATGACCGCTACTGGGCGTTGATCCGTGATGCGCTGGCACTGCGCGGCGTGACGGCACCCGCCCGGCTACAGCGCGGCGGCGATGATGCTGCCATCTGGCGCGACCCGGGGCTGGTGTTGTCACAGACCTGCGGGCTGCCCTACCGCGCGGCGCTGCACGGGCGCGTGCACCTCGTGGGCACGCCTGACTACGGCCTGCCCGATTGTGCGCCGGGCACCTACCGCAGCGCCCTTGTCGTTCACCGCGACAGCACCGCCATCCGGTGTGCCGACCTTCCGGCCCCGCGCTTCGCCTACAACAGCGTGATGTCACAATCGGGCTGGGCGGCCGCACAGACGCATCTGCCCCCCGACGGGCGCGCATTTGCGCAAACCCTTGAAACCGGCAGCCACATCGCTTCCGCCCGCGCGGTCGCACAGGGCGCGGCGGATATTGCCGCGCTGGATGCGCAGACATGGCGGATGATCCGGCGGTATGAACCGTGGTCCGACCGGCTGCGGATGCTGGAGTGGACGGCGCCGACCCCGGGCCTGCCCTATATCACCGGGCCGGAACAGGACGCGGACGCGGTATTCGATGCGGTGCAGACCGCCATCGCCGCGCTCACGACTGCAGACCGGCAGACCCTCGATCTGCGCGGCATCGTGCGGATTCCGGCCGCGAGCTACCTCGCCGTCGGAACACCCGCATCAGACGCCGCCGCTCAGGCCGCCTTGCGCAACAGCGCGATATAG
- the dapB gene encoding 4-hydroxy-tetrahydrodipicolinate reductase translates to MADTIAIAVTGASGRMGQMLIREVQANAKTRLVGAIERSGHAWIGQDVGEMMGGAPLGVAVTDDALEAIAQAQAVIDFTAPAATLEFAEIAAQARAVHVIGTTGMSDAEIAALEPASRHAVIVRAGNMSLGVNLLTQLTKRVAAALDEDFDIEIIEAHHHHKVDAPSGTALMLGEAAAEGRGVALSDVRDSGRDGITGARTRGDIGFTAIRGGDIVGEHDVMFAAPGERIVLRHLATDRGIFARGAIKAALWGQGKTPGSYDMLDVLGLSDG, encoded by the coding sequence ATGGCCGACACCATCGCTATTGCCGTCACCGGGGCTTCGGGCCGTATGGGCCAGATGTTGATCCGCGAGGTGCAGGCCAACGCCAAGACCCGTCTGGTGGGGGCGATCGAGCGGTCGGGCCATGCGTGGATCGGGCAGGACGTGGGCGAGATGATGGGCGGCGCACCGTTGGGCGTTGCGGTGACCGACGATGCACTGGAGGCCATCGCGCAGGCACAGGCGGTCATCGACTTTACCGCCCCCGCGGCGACGCTGGAGTTTGCCGAGATTGCCGCACAGGCCCGCGCCGTGCATGTGATCGGCACCACCGGCATGAGCGACGCGGAGATTGCCGCGCTGGAGCCGGCATCGCGCCATGCGGTGATCGTGCGGGCGGGCAACATGAGCCTTGGTGTCAATCTGCTGACCCAGCTGACCAAACGTGTGGCCGCCGCGTTGGACGAGGATTTCGACATCGAGATCATCGAGGCGCACCACCATCACAAGGTCGATGCCCCCTCGGGCACGGCGCTGATGCTGGGCGAGGCCGCTGCCGAAGGGCGCGGTGTTGCGTTGTCGGACGTGCGCGACAGCGGGCGTGACGGCATCACCGGGGCGCGAACCCGCGGGGACATCGGCTTTACCGCGATCCGCGGCGGCGACATCGTGGGCGAACATGACGTGATGTTTGCGGCCCCCGGCGAGCGTATCGTGCTGCGCCATCTGGCGACGGACCGCGGCATTTTTGCCCGCGGCGCCATCAAGGCGGCTTTGTGGGGGCAGGGCAAAACGCCGGGCAGCTACGATATGCTTGATGTTCTGGGCCTGTCCGACGGCTGA
- a CDS encoding DUF1643 domain-containing protein, with the protein MITRHHTKGDAPSTAVYSDCEIYRYSLGREWNGAGPRVAFVMLNPSTATEVQNDPTIERCERRARTLGFGGFRAVNIFALRATDPRDMKRANDPNGPENDAALIGAAEWADRIICAWGVHGAHRDRGAQVAQTLRNTGRDLYHLGLTKAGHPRHPLYLPYTAQPQIWHP; encoded by the coding sequence ATGATCACCCGCCACCATACCAAGGGCGACGCGCCCTCCACCGCCGTCTATTCCGACTGCGAAATCTACCGCTACAGCCTCGGGCGGGAATGGAACGGCGCGGGCCCGCGCGTGGCCTTCGTGATGCTCAACCCCTCCACCGCTACCGAAGTACAGAACGACCCCACCATCGAGCGTTGCGAAAGGCGGGCGCGCACGCTGGGGTTCGGCGGTTTTCGTGCCGTGAACATCTTTGCCCTGCGCGCCACTGATCCGCGCGACATGAAGCGGGCAAATGATCCGAATGGCCCCGAGAATGACGCCGCGCTAATAGGCGCCGCAGAATGGGCAGACCGGATCATCTGTGCGTGGGGGGTGCACGGGGCGCACCGGGACCGCGGCGCGCAGGTGGCGCAAACCCTGCGTAATACCGGGCGCGATCTGTATCATCTCGGCCTGACCAAGGCCGGGCATCCGCGCCATCCGCTCTACCTGCCCTACACCGCGCAACCGCAGATCTGGCATCCCTGA
- a CDS encoding heparinase II/III family protein, with the protein MTLFPQFKARQTHLLNRWHARSATRGRAEARGFVSSPEPRTIGSFARGRQLIAGNYLFAGSLVSADGQSPWQVTPPDLAFAEALHGFSWLDDLAAVGDLAARQAAQRWLWEWIERYGQGRGPGWTPDLTGRRLIRWINHALFMLQGSTDAPDSALFYRSLTQQTRFLSRRWHAAAPGLPRFEALTGLIYAGLSLEGLEALADPAIRALARECDAQIDAQGGLPTRNPEELLAVFTSLTWAAAALSDAGRGTPNPHLAAIERIAPTLRSLRHADGGLARFHGGGRGAEGWLDHALASARVRSSQADGLAMGYARLSAGRTSVIIDASPPPGGAASINAHASTLAFELTSGRRPLIVNCGSGTSFGLEWRRAGRATPSHSSLCLGGYSSARLETADRRTGAEALIDGPSRVPVEITPVSDGLKFQGGHDGFVLTHGLTHARTLELTNDGRAMAGEDMLVAVEDADRRRFDKALDATKLRGIGFEIRLHLHPEVDATLDLGGAAVSMALKSGEIWVFRHDGTQKLSLERSVYLETTRLKPRASKQIVLSGRVINQATRVRWSLSKAQETAIAVRDLERDDPFLEND; encoded by the coding sequence ATGACCCTATTTCCACAGTTCAAGGCGCGGCAGACGCATCTGTTGAACCGCTGGCATGCGCGGTCTGCGACCCGTGGCAGGGCGGAGGCCCGCGGATTCGTATCCTCGCCCGAACCGCGGACCATCGGATCCTTTGCGCGGGGCCGCCAGTTGATCGCGGGGAATTACCTGTTTGCGGGCAGTCTGGTCAGCGCCGACGGGCAGTCGCCGTGGCAGGTGACCCCGCCCGACCTCGCCTTTGCCGAGGCGCTGCACGGGTTTTCTTGGCTCGACGATCTGGCCGCGGTGGGCGATCTGGCGGCGCGTCAGGCGGCGCAACGCTGGTTGTGGGAGTGGATCGAGCGATACGGGCAGGGGCGGGGCCCGGGATGGACGCCCGATCTGACGGGCCGGCGACTGATCCGGTGGATCAACCACGCCTTGTTCATGTTGCAAGGTAGCACCGATGCGCCCGACAGCGCCCTATTCTACCGCTCTCTGACCCAGCAAACGCGGTTCCTGTCCAGACGCTGGCATGCGGCGGCGCCGGGGTTGCCCCGGTTCGAGGCGTTGACCGGCCTGATCTACGCCGGCCTGTCGCTGGAGGGGCTCGAGGCGTTGGCCGATCCGGCGATCCGTGCGCTGGCGCGCGAATGCGATGCCCAGATCGACGCGCAGGGCGGGCTGCCCACTCGCAACCCAGAAGAATTGCTGGCGGTGTTCACGTCGCTGACGTGGGCGGCGGCGGCCCTGTCGGATGCCGGGCGCGGCACCCCGAACCCGCATCTGGCCGCGATCGAGCGGATCGCGCCCACCCTGCGCAGTCTGCGCCATGCCGACGGCGGTCTTGCACGGTTTCACGGTGGCGGGCGCGGGGCGGAAGGGTGGCTGGACCATGCGTTGGCGTCGGCGCGGGTCCGCTCGAGCCAGGCCGACGGGTTGGCGATGGGATACGCGCGGCTGTCGGCGGGGCGCACCAGCGTCATCATCGATGCCAGCCCGCCGCCGGGCGGGGCCGCGTCAATCAATGCCCATGCGTCCACGCTTGCCTTCGAGCTGACATCGGGGCGCAGGCCGTTGATCGTCAACTGTGGCTCGGGCACGAGCTTCGGGCTGGAATGGCGCCGTGCGGGGCGGGCCACGCCGTCGCATTCTTCCTTGTGTCTGGGCGGATATTCCAGCGCCCGTCTGGAAACGGCCGACAGGCGCACCGGTGCCGAGGCGCTGATCGACGGGCCAAGCCGCGTGCCGGTGGAAATCACGCCGGTGTCCGACGGATTGAAGTTTCAGGGCGGCCACGACGGTTTTGTCCTGACCCACGGGTTGACCCACGCGCGCACGCTGGAGCTGACCAACGACGGGCGGGCCATGGCGGGCGAGGATATGCTGGTGGCCGTTGAGGACGCGGACCGCCGCCGGTTCGACAAGGCGCTGGATGCCACCAAGCTGCGCGGCATCGGTTTCGAGATACGGCTGCATCTGCATCCGGAGGTCGATGCGACGCTCGATCTGGGCGGGGCGGCAGTGTCGATGGCGCTGAAATCCGGCGAGATATGGGTGTTCCGCCACGATGGCACCCAGAAACTCAGCCTCGAGCGCAGTGTCTATCTCGAGACGACACGGCTCAAGCCGCGGGCCTCCAAGCAGATCGTTTTGAGCGGAAGAGTGATTAATCAGGCCACCCGCGTGCGTTGGTCGTTGTCAAAAGCGCAGGAAACTGCGATTGCCGTGCGCGATCTGGAACGGGATGATCCGTTCCTCGAGAACGACTGA
- a CDS encoding RsmB/NOP family class I SAM-dependent RNA methyltransferase has translation MSDTGVNARKSAVYLLDQVLGEGKLMSELLGAGALDHLPADDRARAQRLAQDTLRGLERADRILQKHLTKYPPLTVRNALRVGTVELCTGTAAHGVVNAMVTFVSGHKRLGHIKGLVNAVLRKVAAEAPDVWVARRAPRMPKWLRGPLVEAWGADAIAAIEKVHFAGAPLDLTARDDAQAVAAALDGAEVLPTGSVRVPNAGQVSAMPGFEEGAWWVQDAAAALPAMILDAQPDELVADLCAAPGGKTMQLATTGAEVRAVDDNPSRMGRVKENLARTGLRARTFIKDARQFKGEFDAILLDAPCSATGTIRRHPDLPFAKDGSEFAGLMALQEELLDHAWSMLKPGGRMVFCTCSLLPDEGEVQIDEALERHADMRVDADALDLPGIDPAWISSEGGLRLRPDYWSDIGGMDGFYIALLRKAA, from the coding sequence ATGTCTGACACCGGCGTAAATGCCCGCAAATCTGCTGTTTATCTGTTGGATCAGGTGCTGGGCGAAGGCAAACTGATGTCCGAACTTCTGGGGGCGGGGGCGCTGGACCATCTGCCCGCGGATGACCGCGCCCGCGCCCAACGGCTGGCGCAGGACACGCTGCGGGGGCTGGAGCGCGCCGACCGCATCCTGCAAAAGCACCTGACCAAATATCCGCCACTGACCGTGCGCAATGCGCTGCGGGTGGGCACGGTCGAGCTATGCACCGGCACGGCGGCGCATGGCGTCGTCAATGCGATGGTCACGTTTGTTTCTGGCCACAAACGTCTGGGGCATATCAAGGGGTTGGTGAATGCGGTGTTGCGCAAGGTCGCGGCGGAAGCGCCCGATGTCTGGGTCGCGCGCCGTGCGCCGCGGATGCCGAAATGGCTGCGCGGGCCCTTGGTCGAGGCATGGGGCGCAGATGCGATTGCCGCGATTGAAAAGGTGCATTTTGCCGGCGCGCCGCTGGATCTGACGGCGCGCGACGATGCGCAGGCCGTGGCCGCGGCGCTGGACGGTGCCGAAGTTCTGCCCACCGGCAGCGTCCGTGTGCCGAACGCGGGCCAGGTCTCTGCGATGCCGGGGTTCGAGGAGGGCGCATGGTGGGTGCAGGACGCCGCGGCGGCGCTGCCCGCCATGATACTCGACGCGCAGCCCGATGAGCTGGTCGCCGATCTGTGCGCCGCACCGGGGGGCAAGACCATGCAGCTGGCCACCACGGGTGCCGAGGTGCGTGCGGTTGACGACAACCCGTCACGGATGGGACGTGTGAAGGAAAATCTGGCCCGCACGGGGCTGCGCGCGCGGACCTTCATCAAGGACGCCCGACAGTTCAAGGGCGAGTTTGACGCGATATTGCTGGATGCCCCCTGTTCGGCCACCGGTACGATCCGGCGCCATCCGGATCTGCCGTTTGCCAAGGACGGGTCCGAATTTGCGGGGTTGATGGCGTTGCAGGAAGAACTGCTGGACCATGCGTGGTCGATGCTCAAGCCCGGCGGGCGGATGGTGTTTTGCACCTGTTCGCTGCTGCCTGACGAAGGCGAGGTCCAGATTGACGAGGCGCTGGAGCGGCACGCGGACATGCGGGTGGATGCGGATGCGCTGGACCTGCCGGGGATCGATCCGGCGTGGATCTCTTCGGAGGGCGGCCTGCGGTTGCGGCCCGATTACTGGTCCGACATCGGTGGCATGGACGGGTTCTATATCGCGCTGTTGCGCAAGGCGGCCTGA
- the lspA gene encoding signal peptidase II, with amino-acid sequence MRIILGAAIGAFLIDQVSKYVVIHSMDLARIRSIDVFPPLLNFRYGENRGINFGLLGDGSEASRWVLIGLAVVISAAVLIWARKNATGRIAQLSAGMLVGGALANVLDRLLYGYVLDFLNMSCCGINNPFVFNIADIFIFAGALGLIFFADDNGAKGPKAAARKGRKKAG; translated from the coding sequence ATGCGGATCATTCTCGGCGCGGCCATCGGGGCCTTTTTGATCGATCAGGTCAGCAAATATGTTGTGATCCACAGCATGGACCTTGCGCGGATCCGGTCCATCGACGTCTTTCCGCCATTGCTGAATTTCCGCTACGGCGAAAACCGCGGGATCAACTTTGGCCTGCTGGGTGATGGATCGGAGGCCAGCCGCTGGGTTCTGATCGGGCTGGCCGTGGTCATCAGTGCCGCGGTGCTGATCTGGGCGCGCAAGAATGCCACGGGCCGGATTGCGCAGTTGAGCGCGGGGATGCTGGTGGGTGGTGCGCTGGCCAATGTGCTGGACCGTTTGCTTTATGGCTACGTGCTTGATTTTCTCAATATGTCGTGCTGCGGGATCAACAATCCGTTCGTTTTCAACATCGCGGACATCTTTATCTTCGCAGGGGCGCTGGGCCTGATCTTTTTCGCCGATGACAACGGTGCAAAGGGCCCGAAGGCCGCCGCGCGCAAGGGCCGCAAAAAAGCTGGGTGA
- the purH gene encoding bifunctional phosphoribosylaminoimidazolecarboxamide formyltransferase/IMP cyclohydrolase, with amino-acid sequence MADLYPVKRALLSVSDKTGLVDFGQALAARGVELLSTGGTAKALRAAGLDVRDVSEVTGFPEMMDGRVKTLHPVVHGGLLALRDDAGHVASMDEHGIGAIDLVVVNLYPFEETVAKGAPYGEVIENIDIGGPAMIRSAAKNHGFVNIVVDVEDYDVVLAEMEANDGQTSYALRQRLAQTAYARTAAYDTAVSTWMADAVGGTPRRRTFGGTLTQTLRYGENPHQSAAFYSDGSSRAGVATATQHQGKELSYNNINDTDAAFELVSEFAPADGPAVAIIKHANPCGVATGDTLAQAYTRAFDCDRTSAFGGIIALNQTLDAETAEAITGIFTEVVIAPDATAEAIAMFEKKKNLRLLTTGGLADPTAARLAPRQVSGGWLVQDRDVGRISRDDLRVVTKRAPSEQEMADMLFAWTVAKHVKSNAIIYVKDGATVGVGAGQMSRVDSTRIAARKAQDMAEAMGLPAPLTQGSVVASDAFFPFADGLVTAAEAGASALIQPGGSMRDDEVIAAADEAGLAMVFTGMRHFRH; translated from the coding sequence ATGGCTGATCTCTATCCCGTTAAACGCGCGCTGCTTTCGGTTTCCGACAAGACCGGGCTGGTTGACTTCGGACAGGCGTTGGCGGCAAGGGGGGTTGAGCTGCTGTCGACGGGCGGCACCGCCAAGGCGCTGCGCGCGGCGGGGCTGGACGTGCGCGACGTGTCGGAGGTGACCGGCTTTCCCGAGATGATGGACGGCCGGGTCAAGACTTTGCACCCCGTTGTCCACGGCGGGTTGCTGGCGCTGCGCGATGACGCGGGGCATGTGGCGTCCATGGACGAACACGGCATCGGCGCGATCGATCTGGTGGTGGTGAACCTGTACCCGTTCGAGGAAACCGTCGCCAAGGGCGCCCCTTATGGCGAGGTGATCGAGAACATCGACATCGGCGGCCCCGCGATGATCCGGTCGGCGGCCAAGAACCACGGGTTCGTCAATATCGTCGTTGATGTAGAGGATTACGATGTGGTGTTGGCCGAGATGGAGGCCAACGACGGGCAGACCAGCTATGCCCTGCGCCAGCGGCTGGCGCAGACGGCCTATGCCCGCACCGCCGCCTATGACACCGCCGTCAGCACATGGATGGCCGATGCCGTGGGCGGCACGCCGCGCCGCCGCACTTTTGGCGGCACGCTGACCCAGACGCTGCGCTATGGCGAGAACCCGCATCAATCGGCGGCGTTCTACAGCGATGGGTCGTCCCGCGCGGGCGTGGCCACGGCGACCCAGCATCAGGGCAAGGAGCTGTCCTACAACAACATCAACGACACGGACGCCGCGTTCGAGCTGGTGTCGGAATTCGCGCCCGCGGACGGCCCCGCGGTGGCGATCATCAAGCACGCCAACCCCTGCGGTGTCGCGACGGGCGACACGCTGGCGCAGGCCTATACCCGCGCGTTCGATTGTGACCGGACCTCCGCCTTTGGGGGCATCATCGCATTGAACCAGACGCTGGACGCGGAAACCGCCGAGGCCATCACGGGTATCTTTACCGAAGTTGTCATCGCCCCCGATGCGACCGCCGAGGCCATCGCGATGTTCGAGAAGAAGAAAAACCTGCGGCTTCTGACCACTGGCGGATTAGCAGACCCGACCGCCGCGCGTCTGGCCCCGCGCCAGGTGTCGGGCGGGTGGCTGGTGCAGGACCGCGACGTCGGCCGGATCAGCCGCGATGACCTGAGGGTGGTGACCAAACGTGCGCCGTCGGAGCAGGAAATGGCGGATATGCTGTTTGCGTGGACCGTCGCGAAACACGTGAAGTCCAACGCCATCATCTACGTCAAGGACGGCGCCACCGTGGGCGTGGGCGCGGGCCAGATGAGCCGTGTGGACAGCACCCGTATCGCCGCGCGCAAAGCGCAGGACATGGCCGAGGCGATGGGGCTGCCCGCGCCGCTGACCCAAGGATCCGTTGTGGCGTCGGATGCGTTCTTCCCCTTTGCCGACGGGCTTGTGACCGCGGCCGAAGCCGGGGCCTCCGCGCTGATCCAGCCGGGCGGGTCGATGCGCGACGACGAGGTGATTGCCGCCGCGGATGAAGCGGGGCTTGCGATGGTATTCACCGGCATGCGCCACTTCCGCCACTAG
- a CDS encoding dihydrodipicolinate reductase: protein MKLILAASVAVGLTAAVPAFAEFQKVQSADAFKSLVVGKTLTRPFVKLEVSPGGAISGTGAAWAVSGNWTWKNGYFCRSLEWGGDDLGYNCQEVTASGQKIRFTSDQGAGRSADFNLR, encoded by the coding sequence ATGAAGCTCATTCTAGCCGCAAGCGTGGCGGTCGGCCTGACAGCCGCCGTCCCCGCGTTCGCCGAATTCCAGAAGGTTCAGAGCGCCGATGCGTTCAAATCGCTTGTCGTCGGCAAGACGCTGACGCGCCCCTTCGTCAAGCTGGAGGTCAGCCCCGGCGGGGCGATCAGCGGCACCGGAGCGGCCTGGGCCGTTTCGGGCAACTGGACATGGAAGAACGGATATTTTTGTCGCAGCCTCGAATGGGGGGGCGATGATCTGGGATATAATTGTCAGGAAGTGACCGCATCGGGTCAGAAAATACGGTTCACGTCGGATCAGGGTGCGGGCCGCAGCGCCGATTTCAACCTGCGCTGA